The Streptomyces sp. R28 region CGAGTTCCCGGCGAGCAGCGACACCGCCGTGTCCGGGCGCTGGGCGCGCAGCGCGAGGAGCCAGCCCGGCAGCAGGTACTCCGCGATCGTCATGCTCGCCGCCACCCGCAGCCGCGAGTCGCGCCGGTCCCGCAACGCCTGCGCACCCGCGTCGAAGGCCTCCGCGGCCTCCATGATGCGCCGCGCCCAGTCCGTCACCAGCGCCCCGGCGTCCGTGAGCCGGGAGCCCCTCGGCGACCGGTCGACCAGGGCCACGCCCAACTGCCGTTCCATCGAGCGGATCCGGCTGCTCGCCGCCGGCTGGGTGATCCCCAACTCGCGCGCGGCCCCGCCCAGACTGCCGAGCCGCGCCACCGCCAGCAGCAGCTCCAGCGCCCCGAGATCCGGGACGCGATGTGCCAGGGTTCCCGCGCGAAACTGCCCCTCCGCCGCTTCAGTCATAAGCCCAGTTTATGTCGGCATAGAGGCAGACTCCCTGGTGGTGGGCAACGACCGCAGCGACGCTGAGTTCATGGTCACCGCCGTCCGTCATCTCGGACCCAACTGGTACGCGTCCGTCATGGGCACCGCAGCCGTCGCCACCGCCGGAGCCGGACTGCCGCTGCACCTCCCCGGCCTGCGTACCGCATGCACCGTCGTCTGGGCCCTCTCCCTCACCCTGCTCGTCGCCCTGCTCGGCGCCCGTGCCCTGCACTGGACCCACCACCGTGACCAGGCCCGCGCCCACCTCCTCGACCCGGCCACGGCGCCCTTCTACGGCTGCCTGTCCATGGCCCTGACGGCCGTCGGCGGCGGCGCCCTGGCCGTCGGACAGGACTGGATCGGGACCGGCGCGGCGGTCGCGCTCGACGCCGTGCTGTTCACCGCCGGCACGGTCCTCGGGCTGGCGGCCGCGGTCGCCGTGCCGTACCTCATGGCCGTACGCCACCGCACAGAGCCGTCACAGGCCACGCCCGTGTGGCTGCTGCCGCTCGTCGCACCCATGGTGTCCGCGGCGCTCGGGCCGCTCCTGGTGCCGCATCTGCCGCCCGGGCAGGCCCAGGAGACCCTGCTGCTCGCCTGCTTCGCGCTGTTCGGGCTGAGTCTGCTCGCCACTTTGCTGATGCTGCCGCTGGTCTTCGCCCGGCTGGTCGCGGGCGGGCCCCTGCCTCTCGCCCTCACCCCGACCCTGTTCCTGGTGCTGGGTCCGCTCGGGCAGTCGACCACCGCCGTCGGCATGTTCGCCGACGTCGCACCCGGCGTGGTCCCGGCGCCGTACAGCCAGGCCTTCGGCGTTCTCGCGGTGCTCTACGGTGTGCCGGTCATGGGCTTCGCGCTCCTGTGGTTCGGGCTCGCCACCGCCCACGTGCTGCGGGCCCGGCGGCACGGCATGGGGTTCGCGATGACGTGGTGGGCGTTCACCTTCCCCGTCGGCACCTGCGTCACCGGCGCCGCGGCGCTCGCCCGGCACACCGGGCTCGTGATCTACAGCCGGCTCTCCATCGGGCTGTGTGTCGTGCTGGTCGGCGCCTGGGCCGTCGCCGCCGTGTGCACCGGCCGCGGTCTGCTCAGCGGTGCGCTGCTCGCAGGGCCTCGGACAGCACCCGCGGTGCCTCGGCCAGTGACGGGCCGTACCACGTCAGGTGCCGTCCGCTGACGAGCGCGCAGGGCAGGCCGGCGAACGCCTCCGGGCCGTCGTCGGCCGTGAAGCGGTACGGCTCGTCGGGGAGGACGACGACGTCCGGGGCCGCTGCTCTCAGGTCGTCCAGGGGGATGCGGGGGTAGCGGTCCTCGTGCGTGGCGTGGAGGTGGTCCACGCCGAGGCGGGTCAGTACGTCGCCCGCGAAGGTGTC contains the following coding sequences:
- a CDS encoding TDT family transporter, with product MVTAVRHLGPNWYASVMGTAAVATAGAGLPLHLPGLRTACTVVWALSLTLLVALLGARALHWTHHRDQARAHLLDPATAPFYGCLSMALTAVGGGALAVGQDWIGTGAAVALDAVLFTAGTVLGLAAAVAVPYLMAVRHRTEPSQATPVWLLPLVAPMVSAALGPLLVPHLPPGQAQETLLLACFALFGLSLLATLLMLPLVFARLVAGGPLPLALTPTLFLVLGPLGQSTTAVGMFADVAPGVVPAPYSQAFGVLAVLYGVPVMGFALLWFGLATAHVLRARRHGMGFAMTWWAFTFPVGTCVTGAAALARHTGLVIYSRLSIGLCVVLVGAWAVAAVCTGRGLLSGALLAGPRTAPAVPRPVTGRTTSGAVR